One genomic segment of Protaetiibacter intestinalis includes these proteins:
- a CDS encoding ABC transporter family substrate-binding protein has protein sequence MKHSRIAVMAAVAVVAAIPLAGCTESDRVVHGSSVTVAVSGTLTSLNANSSYGRASALDADVAYLTGSSFAYVDGSYQLIEDTSFGTAEITAEDPLTVRYTIADGVNWSDGVPVTPADLLLAWAANSGALDSPDVDVEQYVDPETGRLGELPEGTVYFDGAVGRGLELATQTPQLGDDGRSLFVHYDTFTPGWRTALAPGLPAHIVASRALGMPLRADDAAETADPDGTLAGTAVAALSTAITDADADALTPIADVWNSGFDLTGTAPDPELLVASGPYRVSEVGDGRVTLTVNPAYRGSRAPTIETIVLETVEDPAELVRRVRDGEVDIATPAPDAQLAAELSGIPGVSVAAGSESTFEHLDLQFADSKSGLFSDVRVREAFLHVVPRQQILEELVTPVQADASLLDSFVLRPGAPGYEDAVADNGSDAYRTTDVDAARELLAEAGVPSPEVCILFDPADARRVATFELIQASASRAGFRVTDCSRGDWSSLLGVAGAYDAALFAWDTTRLGPGAVAAVFRSDSTIANLNHFADPEADALVDTVTGTDDQDAQVAALTELDGILWKAAYGVPLYAHPTLTVVSDRVEGVTRSPLARGVLWDAWAWTPATATEPPEG, from the coding sequence GTGAAGCACTCGAGGATCGCGGTGATGGCGGCCGTCGCCGTCGTCGCCGCGATCCCGCTCGCGGGTTGCACCGAGTCCGACCGGGTCGTGCACGGCTCGAGCGTCACGGTGGCGGTGAGCGGCACGCTCACCTCGCTCAACGCGAACAGCTCCTACGGGCGCGCATCCGCGCTCGACGCCGACGTCGCCTACCTCACGGGCAGCTCCTTCGCCTACGTCGACGGCTCGTATCAGCTCATCGAGGACACGAGCTTCGGCACCGCCGAGATCACGGCGGAGGACCCGCTCACGGTGCGCTACACGATCGCCGACGGCGTGAACTGGTCCGATGGGGTGCCGGTCACCCCCGCGGACCTGCTGCTCGCGTGGGCGGCGAACTCGGGGGCGCTCGACTCACCGGATGTCGACGTCGAGCAGTACGTCGATCCGGAGACGGGCCGGCTCGGCGAGCTGCCGGAGGGCACCGTGTACTTCGACGGGGCCGTCGGCCGGGGCCTCGAGCTCGCCACCCAGACGCCGCAGCTCGGCGACGACGGCCGCAGCCTGTTCGTGCACTACGACACCTTCACCCCGGGCTGGCGCACGGCGCTCGCGCCGGGGCTGCCGGCGCACATCGTCGCCTCGCGCGCCCTCGGGATGCCGCTGCGGGCCGACGACGCCGCCGAGACGGCCGACCCCGACGGCACCCTCGCGGGCACCGCGGTCGCGGCGCTGAGCACGGCGATCACGGACGCCGACGCCGACGCGCTCACCCCGATCGCCGACGTCTGGAACAGCGGCTTCGACCTCACCGGCACCGCCCCCGACCCCGAGCTGCTCGTGGCGAGCGGCCCCTACCGGGTGTCGGAGGTCGGCGACGGCCGCGTCACGCTCACCGTGAACCCCGCCTACCGCGGCTCGCGCGCCCCGACGATCGAGACGATCGTGCTCGAGACCGTCGAGGACCCGGCCGAGCTCGTGCGCCGGGTGCGCGACGGCGAGGTCGACATCGCCACCCCCGCGCCCGACGCGCAGCTCGCGGCCGAGCTCTCCGGCATCCCGGGGGTGAGCGTCGCGGCCGGCTCCGAGAGCACCTTCGAGCACCTCGACCTGCAGTTCGCCGACTCGAAGTCGGGGCTGTTCTCCGACGTCCGCGTGCGCGAGGCCTTCCTGCACGTCGTGCCGCGGCAGCAGATCCTCGAGGAGCTCGTCACGCCCGTGCAGGCGGATGCGAGCCTGCTCGACTCCTTCGTGCTGCGTCCGGGCGCCCCCGGCTACGAGGACGCGGTGGCCGACAACGGCTCCGACGCATACCGCACCACCGACGTCGACGCCGCGCGCGAGCTGCTCGCCGAGGCGGGGGTCCCGTCCCCCGAGGTGTGCATCCTGTTCGACCCGGCCGACGCCCGACGCGTCGCGACCTTCGAGCTCATCCAGGCCTCGGCCTCCCGCGCCGGCTTCCGCGTCACCGACTGCTCCCGCGGCGACTGGAGCTCGCTGCTCGGCGTCGCAGGCGCCTACGACGCGGCGCTCTTCGCCTGGGACACCACGCGTCTCGGTCCGGGCGCCGTCGCGGCCGTCTTCCGCAGCGACTCCACGATCGCGAACCTCAACCACTTCGCCGACCCCGAGGCGGACGCCCTCGTCGACACCGTCACCGGCACCGACGACCAGGATGCGCAGGTGGCCGCGCTCACCGAGCTCGACGGCATCCTGTGGAAGGCGGCCTACGGCGTGCCGCTCTACGCGCATCCGACGCTGACCGTCGTCTCGGATCGCGTGGAAGGGGTCACGCGCTCGCCGCTCGCGCGCGGGGTGCTGTGGGATGCGTGGGCCTGGACCCCCGCGACGGCGACCGAACCCCCGGAGGGCTGA